One region of Mucilaginibacter gotjawali genomic DNA includes:
- a CDS encoding sensor histidine kinase codes for MHIFDAFIGKSNKAKMINKGNKPLPGTHLVCDSLCHSGNNAGLHTNASLFNQVKDFFTKILSTSDWPARWHCGTWSDFHGWLYILSDLSIWAAYFAIPVLLYRIVHKRRDLPFLKIFWLFIAFILLCGTTHLLDAMIFWWPAYRLSALIKLATGLVSIVTVFALYKIVPLINNLRTLAQLEAQIDERKKAEQEARHQQVLKQATEELMAKKDEFMSIASHELKTPITSVKASLQLLQRMAAKDEALQQTLPFVNKAAKQVDKLTDIIHDLLDVTRIQAGKLELNRTEFNLADLVKECVEQCEPERYDKKIKITGDEQILVNADRNRIEQVIINLLTNALKYSPKDDKITISIERQDNSLVKVSVKDNGIGIPGDKIENIFDRFYRVENNSPHLSGLGLGLYISSEIIKRHGREIGVESAPGKGSDFWFTL; via the coding sequence ATGCATATTTTTGATGCTTTTATTGGAAAATCCAACAAGGCAAAAATGATCAACAAGGGCAATAAACCATTACCTGGCACACATTTGGTTTGTGATTCTCTATGTCATTCAGGCAACAATGCCGGTTTACACACCAATGCCAGCCTCTTTAACCAGGTAAAAGATTTTTTCACAAAGATTTTAAGCACCTCCGACTGGCCGGCGCGCTGGCATTGCGGCACCTGGTCTGATTTTCATGGCTGGCTTTATATTTTGTCCGACCTTTCTATCTGGGCCGCTTATTTTGCCATTCCTGTGTTATTGTATCGTATCGTACATAAACGCAGGGACCTGCCTTTTTTAAAAATATTCTGGCTGTTTATCGCCTTTATACTTTTATGCGGAACAACCCATTTGCTGGATGCCATGATATTTTGGTGGCCAGCTTACCGGTTAAGCGCGCTGATAAAGCTTGCGACTGGTTTAGTTTCAATTGTCACTGTTTTTGCATTGTATAAGATCGTTCCGTTAATCAATAACCTGCGCACCCTGGCACAACTGGAAGCCCAGATCGACGAACGAAAAAAGGCAGAACAGGAAGCCCGTCATCAGCAGGTATTGAAACAGGCCACAGAAGAATTGATGGCTAAAAAGGATGAATTTATGAGCATTGCCAGTCATGAATTAAAAACACCAATAACAAGTGTAAAAGCATCATTGCAGCTTTTGCAAAGAATGGCCGCTAAGGATGAAGCGTTGCAGCAAACCCTGCCCTTTGTTAATAAAGCCGCAAAGCAGGTAGATAAACTTACAGATATCATCCATGACTTGCTTGATGTAACCCGGATCCAGGCCGGAAAGCTTGAACTTAACCGAACAGAATTTAACCTGGCAGACCTTGTGAAAGAGTGTGTTGAACAATGTGAACCTGAGAGATACGATAAAAAAATAAAAATTACGGGCGATGAGCAGATCCTGGTAAATGCCGACCGCAACCGGATTGAACAGGTAATAATTAATTTGTTAACCAATGCCCTCAAATATTCACCGAAAGACGACAAAATAACCATTTCAATTGAACGCCAGGATAATAGTTTGGTTAAAGTTTCCGTTAAAGATAATGGGATAGGCATACCGGGTGATAAAATTGAAAACATATTCGATCGATTTTACCGGGTTGAAAATAACTCGCCGCACCTTTCGGGTCTGGGCCTCGGTTTGTATATTTCGTCGGAGATCATTAAACGCCATGGCCGGGAAATAGGTGTTGAAAGCGCTCCCGGAAAAGGGTCCGATTTTTGGTTTACTTTGTAA
- a CDS encoding carboxypeptidase-like regulatory domain-containing protein codes for MIRQFIFIVLFLLTASAAFAQDELSGRVYENKTNVFLQGVKVEDLKTHTMTMTGKDGSFTIKAAVGDVICFSVFSYKPDTVYVANLKYMQVFLDLRQNMLDEVKVTNQEIKGNAGFAPQVERGPLNSQSVTYQTDANGDYKGGVKLRVFDGGPTQKQREKAVNDKEKQKQGILKIFNADYLKKYLPITGQEMQNFIILYMPDPGTFYGETFNLVAYLNGCYEEFQKIPLEDRQSKEYTQLKSSN; via the coding sequence ATGATACGCCAATTCATATTTATTGTACTTTTTTTGCTTACAGCCAGTGCGGCTTTTGCACAGGACGAGCTTTCGGGCCGCGTATATGAAAACAAAACCAATGTTTTTTTACAGGGCGTAAAGGTTGAGGATCTGAAAACACATACCATGACCATGACCGGTAAGGATGGCAGCTTTACCATTAAGGCCGCTGTTGGTGATGTGATCTGCTTTTCGGTTTTTAGTTATAAACCCGATACGGTTTATGTAGCCAATTTAAAATACATGCAGGTTTTTCTTGACTTAAGGCAAAATATGCTGGATGAAGTTAAGGTTACCAACCAGGAAATTAAAGGAAACGCCGGATTTGCCCCGCAGGTTGAACGCGGGCCGCTTAACAGCCAAAGTGTTACCTATCAAACAGATGCCAACGGCGATTACAAAGGCGGTGTTAAGCTGCGTGTTTTTGACGGGGGGCCAACCCAAAAACAGCGTGAAAAAGCCGTAAATGATAAAGAAAAACAGAAACAGGGTATCCTGAAAATTTTCAATGCCGACTACCTGAAAAAATATTTGCCCATAACCGGGCAGGAGATGCAAAATTTCATCATCCTTTACATGCCCGACCCGGGTACCTTTTATGGTGAAACTTTTAACCTGGTAGCCTATCTTAATGGGTGTTATGAAGAATTTCAGAAGATCCCGCTGGAAGACAGGCAATCAAAGGAATACACCCAGCTAAAAAGCAGCAATTAA
- a CDS encoding NHL repeat-containing protein gives MKIPGLRSILLFASFLLFISLNTGCSKKSTSTVVNANIPLVTTTGVIINVTATTAQSGGILVNAENGTVTTSGVCYSSTNKVPTTSDTKTSDTLKATGTSLKSFTSKLTGLTANTTYYLRAYCINEAGVGYGGVLTFTTTGTGAIAATVSTFAGTGTAGYLDGSLTGAMFNNPQGVSVDASGNVYVSDSFNDLIRKLSTTGTTTTIAGNQSIGLVNGPALSAEFYAPNGQAFDAQGNLYVADFGNNVIRKITPAGVVSTYAGTGVAGYRNGAKDTANWKGTTDSLAVFNNPESVAVDAAGNVFVADRGNNVIREILTNGRTKTVAGNKVKGFIDATGAAAFFNNPTGVAVDSKGNLYVTDQGNSALRKITSAGVVTTLAGNPVQTTLLNYPSAITIDASGNLFIADEGGRIMEYNTAGVLYYLAGALNAPGNVDGDGATARFNYPQGIAVDGNGNVYVADQYNNAIRKITFSK, from the coding sequence ATGAAAATCCCGGGCTTACGCAGCATCTTATTATTTGCATCTTTTTTATTGTTTATATCGCTAAACACCGGATGTTCAAAAAAATCCACTTCTACCGTAGTTAATGCCAACATACCATTGGTTACTACTACAGGTGTAATTATAAACGTTACGGCAACAACTGCCCAAAGTGGCGGCATATTGGTAAATGCTGAAAATGGTACAGTTACCACAAGCGGAGTTTGCTATAGTTCAACCAATAAAGTGCCTACCACTTCTGACACCAAAACTTCGGATACATTAAAGGCAACGGGCACGTCATTAAAATCTTTCACAAGCAAACTCACAGGGCTTACCGCAAACACCACCTATTACCTGAGGGCCTATTGTATTAATGAAGCAGGCGTTGGCTATGGAGGGGTGTTAACCTTTACAACTACCGGTACCGGGGCAATAGCAGCAACGGTTTCAACATTTGCCGGCACCGGAACAGCGGGTTACCTTGACGGCTCATTAACAGGCGCCATGTTCAATAATCCCCAGGGTGTATCAGTTGATGCAAGCGGGAATGTTTATGTATCCGACTCCTTTAACGATTTGATCAGGAAGCTTTCAACCACCGGGACAACTACTACCATAGCAGGTAACCAAAGTATCGGCCTGGTAAACGGGCCTGCGCTTTCAGCTGAATTTTATGCACCCAACGGCCAGGCGTTTGATGCGCAGGGGAATTTATATGTTGCTGATTTTGGTAACAATGTGATCCGGAAAATAACGCCTGCAGGCGTAGTGAGCACCTATGCGGGTACCGGCGTGGCTGGCTATCGCAACGGCGCTAAAGACACTGCAAACTGGAAAGGCACTACAGACTCACTTGCCGTATTTAATAACCCCGAAAGTGTTGCCGTTGATGCAGCAGGGAACGTTTTTGTAGCTGACAGGGGGAACAATGTAATCCGCGAGATTTTAACAAACGGCCGTACCAAAACAGTTGCCGGCAATAAGGTTAAAGGCTTTATTGATGCCACAGGCGCTGCCGCTTTCTTTAACAATCCAACAGGCGTAGCGGTTGACAGCAAAGGGAATTTGTACGTAACAGATCAGGGTAATTCGGCTTTGCGGAAAATTACTTCGGCGGGCGTAGTAACCACGCTGGCTGGTAACCCGGTACAAACCACCCTGCTAAACTATCCTTCAGCAATTACTATTGACGCCAGCGGCAATTTGTTTATTGCTGATGAAGGTGGCAGGATAATGGAATATAACACGGCCGGTGTTTTATATTACCTGGCCGGCGCTTTAAACGCCCCGGGAAATGTAGATGGGGATGGAGCCACGGCCAGGTTCAATTACCCGCAGGGAATAGCTGTTGATGGAAACGGTAATGTTTATGTTGCCGACCAGTATAATAATGCGATCCGCAAAATAACATTTTCAAAATAA
- the carB gene encoding carbamoyl-phosphate synthase large subunit: protein MPKNTSIKSILIIGSGPIIIGQACEFDYAGSQAALSLKEEGISVSIINSNPATIMTDKVIADHIYLLPLTVESIEKILKEQQIDAVLPTMGGQTALNLCIEAAEAGLWEKYDVKIVGVDIAAIEKTENREAFRQLMVDIGVGVAKSKIANSFLEGKEAAQEIGFPLVIRPSYTLGGKGAGFVHKKEDFDAALSRGLQASPTHEVLVEQAVLGWKEYELELLRDNNDNVIIICSIENFDPMGIHTGDSITVAPAMTLSDRCYQSMRNQAIKMMRAIGNFAGGCNVQFSVNPADEAIIAIEINPRVSRSSALASKATGYPIAKIAAKLAIGYNLDEIENQITKTTSAYFEPTLDYVIVKIPRWNFDKFKGANRELGLQMKSVGEVMGIGRSFIEALQKACQSLEIGRAGLGADGRQSRNLEEIMHSLEHPSWDRLFHIYDALSLGVPIESVRKATKIDRWFLNQIMEVVNLENELRRYSLNNIPEEFLFTLKQKGFSDTQIAHILGNVSEEDVYQRRKALNMHRVYKMVDTCAAEFPAKTPYYYSTYEGENESIVSDKKKIIVLGSGPNRIGQGIEFDYSCVHGLLAAKESGFEAIMINCNPETVSTDFNMADKLYFEPVYWEHVREIIELEKPYGVIVQLGGQTALKMAEKMHEHGIKIIGTSFDNMDIAEDRGRFSDLLKELDIPYPKYGVAESAEEALEVAHQVGYPVLVRPSYVLGGQGMSIVINDEDLEKAVVSLLRNLPGNRVLIDHFLDRASEAESDSISDGDEVHIIGMMEHIEPAGIHSGDSFAVLPPFDLSDSAISQMEEYTVKIAKALNVLGLLNIQFAIKNDKVYVIEANPRASRTVPFIAKAYDVPYINIAAKCMLGVAKLKDFTIERKLWGYAIKEPVFSFDKFHEVNKELGPEMKSTGEAIRFIPNLQDPYFRHLYKEKSMYLSR, encoded by the coding sequence ATGCCCAAAAACACCTCCATTAAATCCATTTTAATTATCGGTTCCGGTCCTATTATTATAGGCCAGGCCTGCGAGTTTGACTATGCTGGTTCACAAGCGGCCCTCTCTTTGAAAGAAGAAGGGATCTCGGTATCCATCATCAATAGCAACCCAGCGACTATCATGACGGATAAGGTAATTGCCGACCACATTTACCTGCTGCCCCTGACCGTTGAAAGCATTGAAAAGATTTTAAAGGAACAACAAATTGACGCGGTATTGCCAACTATGGGCGGCCAAACAGCGCTTAACCTTTGTATCGAAGCGGCTGAAGCAGGGTTATGGGAAAAATACGATGTAAAGATTGTTGGGGTTGATATCGCGGCGATCGAAAAAACCGAAAACCGCGAGGCTTTCCGCCAGCTGATGGTTGATATCGGCGTAGGCGTTGCCAAATCAAAAATAGCTAACTCGTTTTTAGAAGGGAAAGAAGCGGCACAGGAGATCGGCTTCCCACTGGTGATCCGTCCGAGCTATACTTTGGGTGGTAAAGGTGCAGGCTTCGTGCATAAAAAAGAAGATTTTGACGCCGCTTTAAGCCGGGGCCTGCAGGCCTCGCCAACTCACGAAGTTTTGGTGGAACAAGCTGTGCTGGGCTGGAAAGAATATGAGCTCGAGCTGTTACGCGACAATAATGACAATGTGATCATCATCTGCTCGATCGAGAACTTCGATCCGATGGGCATCCATACCGGCGACTCGATCACCGTTGCCCCTGCAATGACACTAAGCGACCGTTGTTACCAGTCGATGCGGAACCAGGCTATTAAAATGATGCGCGCCATCGGTAATTTTGCCGGCGGATGTAATGTGCAATTCTCGGTAAACCCTGCCGACGAAGCCATCATCGCCATCGAAATTAACCCGCGTGTTTCGCGTTCGTCGGCACTGGCATCAAAAGCAACAGGTTATCCCATTGCTAAAATTGCTGCCAAACTGGCCATTGGTTATAACCTTGATGAAATTGAAAACCAGATCACCAAAACCACTTCGGCTTATTTTGAGCCTACGCTTGATTATGTGATCGTGAAGATCCCACGCTGGAACTTTGATAAGTTTAAGGGCGCCAACCGCGAACTTGGCCTGCAAATGAAATCGGTAGGTGAAGTGATGGGTATTGGCCGCAGCTTTATTGAAGCGTTGCAAAAGGCTTGTCAGAGTTTGGAAATTGGCCGTGCAGGCTTGGGCGCCGATGGTCGCCAGAGCCGCAATCTGGAAGAAATTATGCACAGCCTGGAACACCCGAGCTGGGACAGGCTTTTCCATATTTACGATGCACTGAGTTTAGGCGTGCCGATTGAATCGGTACGTAAAGCCACCAAAATTGACCGCTGGTTTTTAAACCAGATAATGGAAGTGGTGAACCTGGAAAACGAATTGCGCCGCTACTCATTAAATAACATCCCCGAAGAGTTTTTATTTACCCTGAAACAAAAAGGATTTTCGGATACGCAGATCGCTCATATCCTGGGCAACGTAAGCGAAGAGGATGTTTACCAGCGGCGCAAGGCCCTGAATATGCACCGGGTTTATAAAATGGTGGATACCTGTGCTGCGGAGTTCCCGGCTAAAACGCCATATTATTACTCCACCTACGAAGGGGAGAATGAATCCATCGTATCTGATAAGAAAAAGATCATCGTATTAGGCTCCGGCCCTAATCGTATCGGCCAGGGCATTGAGTTTGATTATAGCTGCGTGCATGGCTTGCTGGCCGCGAAGGAATCAGGCTTCGAAGCCATCATGATCAATTGCAACCCTGAAACGGTTTCAACCGATTTCAATATGGCCGACAAGCTGTACTTTGAGCCGGTTTACTGGGAGCATGTGCGCGAGATCATCGAACTTGAAAAACCTTATGGTGTAATTGTTCAGCTGGGCGGGCAAACAGCCTTAAAAATGGCTGAAAAAATGCATGAGCATGGCATCAAAATCATCGGCACCTCTTTTGATAACATGGATATTGCTGAAGACCGCGGCCGTTTCTCGGACCTGCTGAAAGAACTTGATATTCCTTATCCAAAATATGGTGTAGCCGAAAGCGCCGAAGAAGCGCTGGAAGTGGCCCACCAGGTAGGATACCCGGTACTGGTACGGCCAAGTTACGTATTGGGCGGACAGGGCATGAGCATCGTGATTAACGATGAAGATCTGGAGAAAGCTGTAGTAAGCTTATTAAGAAACCTTCCGGGAAACCGTGTATTGATTGACCACTTCCTTGACCGCGCTTCGGAAGCTGAATCGGATTCCATCAGCGACGGGGATGAGGTACATATTATCGGCATGATGGAACACATTGAGCCTGCCGGGATCCACTCGGGCGATTCATTTGCTGTATTGCCGCCGTTCGACCTGTCAGACAGCGCCATCAGCCAGATGGAAGAATATACCGTAAAGATTGCCAAAGCATTAAATGTGCTGGGCTTGTTAAACATCCAGTTTGCCATAAAAAATGATAAAGTTTATGTGATCGAAGCCAATCCGCGGGCGTCACGTACGGTTCCTTTTATCGCCAAGGCCTATGATGTGCCTTATATCAATATCGCTGCAAAATGTATGCTTGGCGTAGCTAAACTGAAAGATTTTACCATCGAGCGCAAACTATGGGGATACGCCATTAAGGAGCCTGTTTTCTCCTTCGATAAATTCCACGAGGTAAATAAAGAGCTTGGCCCTGAGATGAAATCTACCGGCGAAGCCATCCGTTTTATCCCAAACCTGCAGGACCCTTATTTCAGGCACCTGTATAAGGAAAAATCAATGTATTTGAGCCGGTAA
- a CDS encoding energy transducer TonB: MKLFLISALLCAASVCSAQQKIVSISYFKNDGKYVNNKDSADYFRFVSEPDSGTVLFNVTEYYKSGKRKLIGKTPKPDPFYLEGQCATFFESGIRKSTCTYSKGVKTGSEFDFFPNGKPYFQLDYPEKGDMYSDATGNYLIQMNNDSLGNKLVENGNGYFKVFDDGFKTVVEEGGIKNGKRDGVCKGSFDKNNAHFTENYANGILVSGTAVFKDSSISVYKGSRGVPPQYKGGLEAFYKYLGNHIEYPDDARENVIQGVVHLSFVVEKDGRLSEIKVKKGVYPSIDLEALRVMKKCPLWLPGTQYGRPVRVVYEIPISFSLGN; encoded by the coding sequence ATGAAACTGTTTTTAATAAGTGCCCTTTTGTGTGCAGCCTCGGTTTGTTCCGCCCAGCAAAAAATTGTAAGTATTTCCTATTTTAAAAACGACGGCAAGTATGTGAACAATAAAGACAGCGCAGATTATTTCCGCTTTGTGAGCGAGCCGGACTCCGGCACGGTTTTGTTTAATGTCACCGAATATTACAAGAGTGGAAAAAGAAAGCTGATCGGAAAAACCCCGAAGCCCGATCCGTTCTACCTCGAAGGGCAGTGTGCAACATTTTTTGAAAGCGGCATCCGAAAAAGTACCTGTACTTATTCAAAAGGAGTTAAAACAGGTTCGGAGTTTGATTTTTTCCCCAATGGCAAGCCTTATTTCCAATTAGACTACCCGGAAAAAGGTGATATGTACAGCGATGCGACAGGCAATTACCTGATACAAATGAATAACGATTCGCTGGGTAATAAACTGGTTGAAAACGGGAATGGCTACTTCAAAGTTTTTGACGATGGGTTTAAAACAGTGGTGGAAGAAGGCGGCATAAAAAACGGCAAACGGGACGGTGTTTGCAAAGGCTCATTCGATAAAAATAATGCCCATTTTACCGAAAATTATGCCAATGGCATATTGGTTAGCGGTACAGCTGTTTTTAAAGATAGCAGCATTTCTGTTTATAAAGGTTCACGTGGCGTTCCCCCTCAGTATAAAGGCGGTCTGGAAGCGTTTTACAAATACCTGGGCAACCATATAGAATACCCTGATGATGCACGGGAAAATGTTATTCAGGGAGTGGTCCATTTGAGTTTTGTAGTTGAAAAGGATGGCCGGCTGTCTGAAATAAAAGTAAAAAAAGGGGTTTACCCGTCTATTGACTTGGAAGCCTTGCGGGTGATGAAAAAATGCCCTTTATGGTTGCCGGGAACACAATACGGCCGGCCTGTTAGAGTAGTTTACGAAATCCCCATCAGTTTCTCACTAGGCAACTAA
- the panD gene encoding aspartate 1-decarboxylase, which produces MIIEVLKSKIHRVKITQAELNYAGSITIDEDLIDAANMIANEKVQIVNNNNGARFETYIIKGERGTGTICLNGAAARMAQVGDIVIIMSYAYMEMDEARNYQPILVFPDADNKLIK; this is translated from the coding sequence ATGATCATTGAAGTATTAAAATCAAAAATTCACCGTGTTAAAATAACGCAGGCTGAATTGAATTATGCAGGAAGTATAACAATTGACGAGGACCTGATTGATGCCGCCAACATGATTGCCAACGAAAAAGTACAGATCGTTAATAATAACAACGGCGCCCGCTTTGAAACCTATATCATCAAAGGCGAACGCGGTACCGGAACCATTTGTTTAAACGGCGCTGCAGCACGTATGGCCCAGGTAGGTGATATTGTGATCATTATGTCGTACGCCTATATGGAAATGGACGAGGCCCGTAACTATCAGCCAATTTTGGTTTTCCCGGACGCGGATAACAAATTAATTAAGTAA
- the greA gene encoding transcription elongation factor GreA: protein MADVAYYTKEGLERLKEELQYLKTTGRSNISKAIAEARDKGDLSENAEYDAAKEAQGLHEAKVAHLQEVVASARLLDESKLDTSKVLALSKVKIKNVKNGVVMSYQLVSESEADLKSGKISVSSPIAKGLLGKKVGETTEITVPAGKIEFEILEISR, encoded by the coding sequence ATGGCAGATGTAGCTTATTATACCAAAGAAGGTTTAGAAAGATTAAAAGAAGAATTACAATATTTAAAAACGACAGGACGTTCCAATATCTCAAAAGCGATAGCAGAAGCACGCGATAAAGGTGATCTTTCGGAAAATGCCGAATATGATGCAGCTAAAGAAGCCCAGGGTTTGCATGAAGCCAAAGTAGCCCATTTGCAGGAGGTGGTAGCCAGCGCGCGTTTGCTTGATGAATCAAAGCTCGATACCTCAAAAGTGCTGGCTTTATCAAAAGTAAAAATAAAAAATGTGAAAAATGGCGTTGTGATGAGCTACCAGCTGGTATCAGAAAGCGAAGCTGACCTGAAATCAGGAAAAATATCTGTTTCATCTCCGATTGCAAAAGGCTTGTTAGGCAAAAAAGTAGGCGAAACAACCGAGATCACGGTTCCTGCGGGCAAAATAGAGTTTGAAATACTGGAGATAAGCAGGTAG
- a CDS encoding HIT family protein — MTIFSKIVAGEIPAYKVAETIDYLAFLDINPLAEGHVLVIPKKEVDYLFDLDDELYTGLQIFAKIIATAIKKAIPCKRVGVAVIGLEVPHAHIHLIPLNRMSDINFERPKLNPTTEELEATAHKIREALKRDV, encoded by the coding sequence ATGACCATCTTCTCAAAAATAGTAGCCGGCGAGATCCCGGCTTATAAAGTAGCTGAAACGATTGATTATTTAGCTTTCCTGGATATTAACCCGCTGGCCGAAGGCCATGTGCTGGTGATCCCGAAAAAGGAAGTGGACTACCTTTTCGACCTGGATGATGAACTTTATACCGGCCTGCAAATATTTGCCAAAATTATTGCAACCGCCATCAAAAAGGCTATCCCTTGCAAAAGAGTAGGCGTTGCGGTGATTGGGCTGGAAGTCCCTCACGCCCATATCCACCTGATCCCATTAAACCGCATGAGCGATATTAATTTTGAAAGGCCTAAATTAAATCCTACTACTGAAGAGCTGGAAGCTACTGCCCATAAGATCAGGGAAGCTTTGAAACGGGATGTTTAA
- the ruvC gene encoding crossover junction endodeoxyribonuclease RuvC, translated as MEIIIQKERIILGIDPGTAVMGYGLIKETGPKIELISLGVVKMDKIDDHMLKLQRIFEKTVALIDNYKPDCMALEAPFYGKNIQVMLKLGRAQGVAMAAGLSRNIDITEYAPRKVKQSITGNGSATKEQVAAMLQNLLKFTETPDFLDATDGLAVAVCHAFQRMPAGKSSGGSKKSYSGWDTFAKDNAKRII; from the coding sequence ATGGAAATTATAATTCAAAAAGAGCGCATCATATTAGGCATCGATCCGGGAACGGCAGTGATGGGTTATGGTTTGATCAAAGAAACCGGCCCTAAGATTGAACTCATCAGCCTGGGTGTAGTGAAGATGGATAAAATAGACGACCACATGCTGAAGCTGCAACGGATCTTTGAAAAAACCGTCGCGCTGATAGATAATTATAAACCCGATTGCATGGCCCTGGAGGCGCCTTTTTACGGTAAAAATATCCAGGTAATGTTAAAACTGGGCCGCGCGCAGGGGGTAGCAATGGCTGCCGGCTTGTCCCGCAATATTGATATCACCGAATATGCCCCGCGTAAGGTGAAACAATCCATTACGGGCAATGGCAGCGCCACCAAGGAGCAGGTAGCCGCCATGCTGCAAAACCTGTTGAAATTTACCGAAACACCTGATTTTTTAGATGCCACCGATGGCCTGGCTGTAGCTGTATGTCACGCTTTTCAGCGCATGCCAGCGGGTAAAAGTTCCGGCGGCAGCAAAAAAAGTTATTCAGGATGGGATACTTTTGCAAAGGATAATGCTAAGAGGATTATTTGA
- the aat gene encoding leucyl/phenylalanyl-tRNA--protein transferase, giving the protein MIFRLDERLLFPDPELAEPDGLLAIDGDLSTERLLLAYQCGIFPWYSDDTPILWYSPHERFVIFPAELKISRSMRKVLTSGSFTITTNNCFEKVIAACSAIERPGQDGTWITAEMKEAYVNLHQKGHAHSVEVWQHDQLIGGLYGIKTGNIFCGESMFSLVSNASKVALIHLCGMGYKLIDCQVYTPHLASMGARMISRAEYMEFVNGEL; this is encoded by the coding sequence ATGATCTTCAGGCTTGATGAACGGTTGCTATTTCCGGATCCCGAACTGGCCGAACCGGACGGGCTTTTAGCTATTGACGGCGACCTGTCGACCGAACGGCTGCTGCTGGCTTATCAATGCGGCATCTTTCCCTGGTACAGCGATGATACGCCTATCCTGTGGTATTCGCCGCACGAAAGGTTTGTTATTTTCCCGGCGGAGTTGAAAATATCCAGATCAATGCGAAAGGTTTTAACCTCGGGCAGTTTTACCATAACCACTAACAACTGCTTCGAAAAGGTGATCGCCGCCTGTTCAGCTATTGAACGCCCGGGCCAGGATGGCACCTGGATAACCGCGGAAATGAAGGAAGCTTATGTTAATCTGCATCAAAAGGGCCATGCACATTCTGTTGAGGTTTGGCAGCATGATCAATTGATTGGAGGGCTTTATGGCATCAAAACGGGAAACATATTTTGTGGCGAAAGCATGTTCAGCCTGGTGAGCAATGCTTCAAAAGTGGCGCTGATCCATTTATGCGGGATGGGGTATAAATTGATAGATTGCCAGGTTTACACCCCGCACCTGGCCTCAATGGGTGCCCGGATGATCAGCAGGGCGGAATATATGGAATTTGTGAATGGTGAGTTGTGA